One genomic region from Spirosoma sp. KCTC 42546 encodes:
- a CDS encoding outer membrane beta-barrel protein produces the protein MRKQFLLLLLTLGFWTGLSGIQITYAQFGGGPPGGGPGGPGGFGQDNGRKKAEFTGVAEDTPKGNGKIAGILVDSTSGKPVEFATIALMNVKTNKPIDGTTSDAKGLFSLSKLAPGEYRLQYSFIGYKTRDSQSFTIAKGTDMNLGSIKLPADVRMLGEVVVTGQAALIEEKVDRLVFNADKDITAKGGDASDVLKRVPMLSVDLDGNVSLRGSQNIRVLINNKPSTIVAANVADALKQLPADMIKSVEVITSPSAKYDAEGAAGIINIVTKKNTLHGLTLNVDAGAGLRASNLGLNGSYRQGKLGITLGGFGRAMYNRASSTLDQTTKVGTQSLHTLQNGTAFDKPVFGQYTLGFDYDLAKNQSLSANVRFGTRNFIQQQSQLTSTFANDVLQSMTNRDVNRKDLSNSVDMNLDYIRTFKPQQEWSISTQYSRTGLTNNFFADLLNNNTGMLTGRQQNLNNNTNQELTFQTDYQTPIRKNQLLEFGGKAIMRQVDSRFQYLVGGSTGELNIDPTNPSGSLKYSQNIGAGYISYTYVTPSKYTFKVGTRYEHTGISATANENVPLNIPNYSNLVPSINVSKSLKGSTLKAAYNRRIQRPGLQQLNPNVNAANPQMIMKGNPTLSPELTDNVELSLSSTIKKTYLNAAVFGRLTNNAISQVRIPADTSLGYLPGAIITTFQNIGVQRTIGANVFFNTSLTSKWSLNGGLDTYYMYMQGTTAGADGKSVTIDNSGISLGGRLMSQLQLNKGWSAQVFSFFRGPSPQLQGTQGSFYMYSLGIRKDVANKRGSIGLAAENFVGNGVTMRTTLNSPLLSQVNVTHLYNSNLKVTFTYRIGKMTFEEQRRKSKSVSNDDVKGDGGGDAQPQQAAPAGGRPR, from the coding sequence ATGCGTAAGCAATTCTTACTTCTACTACTTACCCTTGGATTCTGGACTGGTCTGTCAGGTATCCAAATAACATACGCTCAATTTGGTGGCGGCCCTCCAGGTGGTGGACCCGGTGGCCCAGGCGGATTTGGCCAGGATAACGGACGTAAAAAAGCCGAATTTACGGGCGTTGCCGAAGATACGCCAAAAGGCAATGGCAAAATAGCAGGTATCCTTGTCGATTCGACGTCCGGGAAACCCGTTGAATTTGCAACCATCGCCCTGATGAATGTTAAAACGAATAAGCCTATTGATGGGACAACGTCCGATGCAAAAGGGCTTTTCTCTCTAAGTAAATTGGCTCCTGGTGAATATCGGCTTCAGTACTCCTTCATTGGCTATAAAACCCGCGACTCTCAGTCGTTTACCATTGCCAAAGGCACCGACATGAATCTGGGTTCGATAAAACTCCCTGCCGACGTACGTATGCTGGGCGAAGTAGTTGTGACTGGGCAGGCTGCGCTGATCGAAGAAAAAGTTGACCGGTTGGTTTTCAACGCCGATAAAGATATCACGGCTAAAGGGGGCGATGCCTCTGATGTGTTAAAACGGGTTCCGATGCTGTCGGTGGATCTGGATGGCAACGTGAGCTTACGGGGTAGCCAGAATATTCGCGTTCTGATCAATAACAAGCCTTCCACCATTGTTGCCGCTAACGTAGCCGATGCGCTGAAACAACTCCCTGCCGACATGATTAAATCGGTAGAAGTGATTACGAGCCCATCGGCCAAGTACGATGCCGAAGGTGCCGCCGGGATTATTAACATCGTTACGAAAAAGAATACCCTGCATGGATTAACCTTGAACGTAGATGCCGGAGCAGGCTTGCGGGCGTCGAACCTGGGTTTGAATGGATCGTATCGGCAGGGTAAACTGGGTATTACGCTGGGTGGTTTTGGCCGGGCTATGTATAACCGGGCTTCCTCTACATTAGACCAGACAACGAAAGTAGGTACGCAATCGCTGCACACGCTTCAGAATGGTACGGCTTTCGATAAACCCGTATTCGGTCAGTATACGCTTGGTTTCGATTACGATCTGGCAAAAAACCAGTCCTTGTCGGCTAACGTCCGGTTTGGTACCCGTAATTTTATTCAGCAGCAGAGTCAGCTCACCAGCACCTTTGCGAATGACGTGCTCCAGAGCATGACCAACCGCGATGTAAACCGGAAAGATCTGTCCAACTCGGTCGATATGAATCTGGATTACATCCGCACGTTTAAACCTCAGCAGGAGTGGAGTATTTCTACCCAATACAGCCGTACCGGATTGACCAATAACTTTTTCGCTGATTTGCTGAATAATAATACAGGTATGTTGACGGGTCGTCAGCAAAACCTGAACAACAATACTAATCAGGAATTAACCTTCCAGACAGATTACCAGACGCCGATTCGGAAAAACCAGTTGCTGGAGTTCGGGGGTAAGGCCATCATGCGTCAGGTGGACAGTCGTTTTCAGTATCTGGTAGGAGGTAGCACGGGCGAGTTGAACATCGATCCAACGAACCCATCCGGCTCACTGAAATACAGTCAGAATATTGGAGCGGGTTATATCTCGTATACCTACGTAACGCCCAGCAAATACACGTTTAAAGTTGGAACACGCTATGAGCACACGGGCATATCGGCTACGGCCAATGAAAATGTACCGCTGAATATTCCCAATTACAGCAACCTGGTGCCGAGTATCAACGTATCGAAAAGTTTGAAAGGGAGCACCCTGAAAGCCGCCTATAACCGACGGATTCAACGGCCGGGCCTGCAACAGTTGAACCCGAACGTAAATGCAGCTAACCCGCAGATGATCATGAAGGGTAACCCAACCCTGAGTCCAGAACTGACCGATAACGTTGAATTAAGCCTGAGTTCAACCATTAAGAAAACATATCTGAATGCCGCGGTATTTGGCCGATTAACCAACAATGCTATATCACAGGTTCGTATTCCTGCCGATACGTCGTTGGGCTATCTGCCAGGGGCTATTATCACAACGTTTCAGAACATTGGCGTGCAGCGTACCATCGGGGCTAACGTTTTCTTCAATACGAGCCTGACCTCAAAATGGAGCCTGAACGGCGGACTGGATACGTACTACATGTATATGCAGGGCACAACCGCCGGGGCCGATGGGAAGTCAGTAACAATCGATAATTCTGGCATAAGCCTTGGCGGTCGATTAATGAGCCAGTTGCAATTGAACAAAGGCTGGAGCGCGCAGGTATTTAGCTTCTTCCGGGGGCCAAGTCCACAGTTGCAGGGCACGCAGGGTAGTTTTTACATGTACTCACTGGGGATTAGAAAAGATGTTGCCAACAAGCGTGGAAGCATCGGATTGGCGGCTGAGAACTTCGTTGGAAACGGAGTAACCATGCGAACCACGCTGAATTCTCCACTGCTGTCGCAGGTGAATGTGACTCACCTCTACAATTCAAACCTGAAAGTGACGTT
- a CDS encoding sensor histidine kinase produces the protein MAVTLFSRRYVPLLIHVLGWILLGYLLFFNQSLNSELKFPPLFWIRQVIFFALMVGVFYVNSQRLVPRLLLQGQTSQYILTLLGLILFVLIVLGGIEFGFDLPTKVHRVFHPDGFGKPKYYGWIQPTLFTIFLVLAISTSIAMLLKWQDDANLRTALEQAKTTSELSFLKAQINPHFFFNTLNNIYALTLIDVETAREALHRLSRMMRYVLYDTQSGTTLLSKELSFVSDYMQLMQLRLTDKVTVTLDTPSPLHDQPIAPMLLLPFVENAFKHGVSALHPSRIQIAIQQQQNTLVLDVHNTVFVEKAPSLEAGNGIGLTNTRRRLDLLYPGQYDLRINEHTMAGEYHVHLSLSLA, from the coding sequence ATGGCTGTCACCCTGTTTTCACGGCGTTACGTTCCACTGCTGATTCATGTACTGGGTTGGATCTTGCTGGGCTACCTACTTTTTTTCAATCAGTCGCTTAATTCGGAGCTAAAATTTCCGCCCTTATTCTGGATCAGGCAGGTCATCTTTTTTGCTCTGATGGTGGGCGTATTTTACGTAAACTCCCAGCGGCTGGTTCCCAGGTTGCTTTTGCAGGGTCAAACCAGCCAATACATATTGACCTTGTTAGGCCTGATTTTATTCGTCCTTATCGTACTAGGAGGTATTGAGTTTGGATTTGATCTACCCACAAAAGTCCATCGGGTATTTCATCCGGATGGCTTTGGAAAACCGAAGTATTACGGTTGGATTCAGCCTACGCTGTTTACCATTTTTCTTGTGTTAGCCATCAGTACCAGCATTGCCATGCTGCTGAAATGGCAGGATGATGCGAATCTCCGAACCGCCCTTGAGCAGGCCAAGACAACCTCCGAGCTCTCGTTTTTAAAGGCTCAGATCAATCCGCACTTTTTCTTCAATACCCTCAATAACATTTACGCACTCACCCTCATCGACGTTGAAACCGCCCGTGAAGCCCTGCACCGACTCTCCCGGATGATGCGTTATGTGCTCTATGATACTCAGTCTGGTACTACACTGCTAAGTAAGGAACTCTCGTTCGTCAGCGATTACATGCAACTCATGCAGCTCCGGTTAACGGATAAAGTAACCGTAACCCTCGATACACCAAGCCCACTGCATGACCAACCAATTGCCCCCATGCTTCTGCTCCCGTTTGTTGAAAATGCCTTTAAACATGGTGTCAGTGCTCTGCACCCAAGCCGAATTCAAATCGCCATCCAGCAACAGCAGAATACATTAGTACTGGATGTGCATAACACGGTGTTTGTTGAAAAAGCGCCCTCGCTCGAAGCGGGGAATGGCATTGGCCTGACCAACACCCGACGCCGACTCGATCTGCTGTATCCAGGCCAGTACGACCTTCGGATCAATGAGCACACCATGGCTGGCGAATACCACGTGCACTTATCCCTCTCTCTGGCATGA
- a CDS encoding LytTR family DNA-binding domain-containing protein, with protein sequence MTLSCIAVDDEPLALGLVCAFIEKTPFLKLAGRYSSAVEALQGLMSTPVDVLFLDIQMPDLTGLELARVLERSNRGTNTTRIIFTTAFDQFALDGFRVDALDYLLKPFNYEEFLRAASKARNYFELVHRPIEQTTVAITTSTPTEVVDDYLFLKVEYQLVRIAYNDILYIEGLKDYVKVYRLSDPTKPLLSLTSLKTLEEKLPIRQFMRVHRSFIVALDRINAVTRNSVQIGSAVIPVSDQYKEVFGQFISRWL encoded by the coding sequence ATGACACTCTCCTGCATTGCGGTTGATGATGAACCACTGGCGCTGGGCCTGGTCTGTGCCTTTATCGAGAAAACCCCCTTCCTGAAACTGGCAGGACGGTATAGTAGTGCTGTTGAAGCCTTACAGGGCCTGATGTCAACGCCGGTCGATGTTCTATTTCTCGATATTCAGATGCCTGATCTGACAGGGTTGGAGCTGGCACGTGTACTCGAACGGAGCAACCGGGGTACTAACACGACCCGAATCATCTTTACAACGGCCTTCGATCAATTTGCCCTCGACGGGTTCCGGGTCGATGCGCTGGATTATCTACTAAAACCCTTTAACTACGAGGAGTTTCTGCGGGCGGCCAGTAAAGCCCGGAATTATTTTGAGCTCGTGCATCGCCCCATTGAACAAACCACAGTAGCAATTACCACGTCAACTCCGACTGAGGTTGTCGATGATTACCTGTTCCTGAAGGTTGAGTATCAGCTCGTCCGTATTGCCTACAATGACATTCTGTATATCGAAGGACTTAAAGACTACGTAAAAGTCTACCGGCTCAGTGATCCAACAAAACCGCTACTTTCTTTAACGAGCTTAAAAACGCTGGAAGAGAAACTCCCCATCCGGCAGTTCATGCGGGTCCACCGGTCGTTTATTGTCGCCCTTGATCGTATTAACGCCGTTACCCGCAACTCTGTCC